In Deferribacteraceae bacterium V6Fe1, one genomic interval encodes:
- a CDS encoding sulfite exporter TauE/SafE family protein — protein MENLSFFSAFLAGILSFLSPCVLPLLPGYISFISGESIESLTASDSKTPRAKAFLGAIFFGLGFSLVFVSLGATATEFGKILNEYRFVLEKVAGVVVIILGIHMVGIFKINKLLVQKKWNYSKGKAPFFVEAFLLGVAFVFGWTPCIGPILAGILALASKQDTVSQGIVMLFSYSLGLWIPFLLSALALGTIISFIKRAGNFVIWVERVAGLMLITIGILMVSGSLTIIVSYITDIFPSLIEFAK, from the coding sequence ATGGAAAATTTAAGTTTTTTTAGTGCTTTTTTAGCGGGTATTCTATCTTTTTTGTCCCCCTGCGTTTTGCCCCTCTTACCAGGCTATATATCTTTTATTTCAGGGGAGTCCATTGAAAGCCTTACAGCTTCTGATAGTAAGACCCCCAGGGCGAAGGCTTTTTTAGGTGCGATATTTTTCGGGTTAGGTTTTAGTCTTGTTTTTGTTAGCCTTGGAGCTACTGCTACTGAGTTTGGTAAAATATTAAATGAATATAGATTTGTGCTGGAGAAGGTTGCAGGTGTTGTGGTCATAATTTTAGGTATCCACATGGTAGGAATATTTAAGATAAATAAGCTTCTTGTTCAAAAAAAATGGAATTACAGCAAAGGTAAAGCTCCTTTTTTTGTGGAGGCATTCTTGCTTGGTGTAGCCTTTGTTTTTGGATGGACACCTTGTATAGGTCCTATACTTGCAGGAATTTTAGCACTTGCCTCCAAACAGGACACCGTTTCTCAAGGGATAGTCATGCTTTTTAGCTATTCATTAGGCCTTTGGATTCCATTTCTTTTATCTGCTCTTGCATTAGGCACTATAATATCATTTATAAAAAGGGCAGGCAATTTTGTTATTTGGGTTGAAAGGGTTGCTGGACTTATGCTTATCACGATAGGTATTTTAATGGTGTCAGGCTCTTTGACGATTATAGTATCTTATATTACAGATATTTTTCCTTCATTAATAGAGTTTGCAAAATAG
- a CDS encoding cytochrome c maturation protein CcmE has translation MKKGTKLAIIGIIVIAAVFYLISTGFKQSGVYYLEVHELIKDPSKYNTKGIRVSGDVVDGTVVKDTKNQHLEFVMADGTGEKMNVIYNGIIPDAFTEEVQVIVEGKYDKDTNTFKATTLLAKCPSKYEAEVEKK, from the coding sequence ATGAAAAAAGGTACAAAGCTAGCGATAATAGGGATAATTGTCATTGCTGCAGTTTTTTATCTTATCTCTACAGGGTTTAAGCAGAGTGGAGTTTACTATTTGGAAGTACATGAACTTATAAAAGACCCGTCAAAGTATAATACAAAAGGGATAAGGGTAAGTGGTGATGTGGTAGACGGAACCGTTGTAAAAGATACTAAAAATCAACACTTAGAATTTGTAATGGCTGACGGTACCGGTGAGAAGATGAATGTCATTTACAACGGAATAATACCTGATGCATTTACCGAAGAGGTACAGGTCATTGTTGAAGGGAAATATGACAAAGATACCAATACCTTCAAGGCCACTACGCTCTTAGCAAAGTGCCCTTCAAAATATGAGGCTGAAGTGGAGAAGAAATAG